The genomic segment ATGCCCGCACCCGTCACGACGGCACGGCGCCTGGGTATGCGTCGGTGCTTCAACTTACGTCCTCCTGTGGGGGGTTGGCCGACAGAGGCGTGAGGGCCCCGTTCGACCGGAAGGCGTACGGGCAAGGAGGCGACAGACGATAAAAAACGCCGCGTCCATGCCAACTGTGCGGCGCCAACTATTCCTAGGCGCGCAGGGGGCACACAAGGTCGACTTCAGGCCGAGCACACGACGAGGGCGCACGCCCCCTATGTCATTACCGTCCGGTAACGCCCCACCGCTCGGCCACGGGAATTCACACTGCAAACACAGGAAGCAACGACCTCCTACGCAACGGGTGAGGTCTAGTCCTGTCTGAAAATCGCCCCACGGAGGTCCGGATTCAAACGGGTCTCGTGGGGCGGCAGTTGCTTCCGCATCGACTTCTGGGGCATGCCAGGCGGCCATGGCGGGCGGCCACGGCGGATCATCGTCGCAAAAAGGCAGGGGCGCAGCCCCGGCTTTTCAGGGGCGCGGGGAACTGCGCGAGAAGCCCCACCGGCCCGCAGACGACTCACCGACTACGGCGCGCCGTGCGGCGGCGGCACGGCATGGGGCGGCGGCGGCACAGCATGGGGCGGCGGCGCACTGTGCGGCGGCGGTTGGGATACCCCCGGAGCCGGCGGAGCCCCTTGCTGGGCCCGCTCCAGGAACCGCAGCAGCTCCACCGGGAACGGCAGGACGAGCGTGGAGTTCTTCTCGGCCGCCACCGCCACCACGGTCTGCAGCAGCCGCAGTTGGAGCGCGGCAGGCTGCTCGGACATCTGCTTGGCGGCTTCCGCGAGCTTCTTGGAGGCCTGCAGCTCGGCGTCGGCGTTGATGACCCGGGCCCGGCGCTCCCGGTCGGCCTCGGCCTGCCGGGCCATGGACCGCTTCATGGTCTCGGGCAGCGACACGTCCTTGATCTCGACCCGGTCGATGGTGACGCCCCACTCCACCGCCGGACTGTCGATCATCAGCTCCAGCCCCTGGTTGAGCTTCTCCCGGTCGGCGAGCAGATCGTCCAGCTCGCTCTTGCCGATGATGGACCTGAGCGAGGTCTGGGCCATCTGGGAGACGGCGAACCGGTAGTCCTCCACCCGCACGATCGCGTCCGCCGCCGAGGTCACCTTGAAGTAGACGACGGCGTCCACCCTCACCGTGACGTTGTCCCGCGTGATGCCCTCCTGCGCGGGCACCGGCATCGTCACGATCTGCATGTTGACCTTCTGGAGCCGGTCGACGAACGGCACGACCATCGTGAAGCCGGGCCCACGCACCGCCGGCCTCAGCCGGCCGAGCCGGAAGACCACCCCCCGCTCGTACTGCTTCACGACCCGTGCCGCCGACACCACGTACACCGCGCCGACGGACGCGAGGGCCACCCCCGCCGTCACCAGCTCCTCGACCATCACGGCCCCCAGGGTCCGAAGTGGGCGTATGAGAGGGAGTACTCCGTGGGC from the Streptomyces sp. NBC_00310 genome contains:
- a CDS encoding slipin family protein yields the protein MVEELVTAGVALASVGAVYVVSAARVVKQYERGVVFRLGRLRPAVRGPGFTMVVPFVDRLQKVNMQIVTMPVPAQEGITRDNVTVRVDAVVYFKVTSAADAIVRVEDYRFAVSQMAQTSLRSIIGKSELDDLLADREKLNQGLELMIDSPAVEWGVTIDRVEIKDVSLPETMKRSMARQAEADRERRARVINADAELQASKKLAEAAKQMSEQPAALQLRLLQTVVAVAAEKNSTLVLPFPVELLRFLERAQQGAPPAPGVSQPPPHSAPPPHAVPPPPHAVPPPHGAP